One window of Flavobacteriales bacterium genomic DNA carries:
- the msrB gene encoding peptide-methionine (R)-S-oxide reductase MsrB, with amino-acid sequence MFIRTAFLLFIGALACANPGSSSTMGKAISPTHMDNPYYSRTDTTHLNVSDAEWKRILPDSVYDVARNKATERAFTGKYWDTDGLGTYYCAVCGNALFRSDSKFGSSCGWPSFYQALRPNSVRYVEDPSYGMVRTEVLCGRCDSHLGHIFDDGPPPTGKRFCMNSIVLDFEAEK; translated from the coding sequence ATGTTCATCCGAACAGCCTTCTTACTTTTCATCGGTGCCTTGGCCTGTGCCAACCCCGGATCTTCATCGACCATGGGCAAAGCCATCTCCCCCACCCACATGGACAATCCTTACTACTCCCGCACCGACACCACGCATCTCAACGTGAGCGATGCCGAATGGAAGCGCATCCTGCCCGACAGCGTATATGATGTGGCCCGCAACAAGGCGACGGAGCGCGCCTTCACCGGCAAATACTGGGATACGGACGGCTTAGGCACGTACTACTGCGCCGTCTGCGGCAACGCCCTCTTCCGATCGGACAGCAAGTTCGGCAGCAGCTGCGGTTGGCCCAGCTTCTACCAAGCACTGCGCCCCAACAGCGTGCGTTACGTGGAGGACCCCAGCTACGGCATGGTGCGCACGGAGGTGCTCTGCGGCCGCTGCGACAGCCACCTCGGGCACATCTTCGACGATGGCCCTCCCCCTACCGGCAAGCGCTTCTGCATGAACTCCATCGTGCTGGATTTCGAGGCGGAGAAATAG
- a CDS encoding adenylate/guanylate cyclase domain-containing protein, with translation MSECYMELGRLELLRGDTLKALQCFKDTRVSWARVPILQQGVCRVLLAMSYIWTGQLDSARMELDTVNVIAAKNYLPISSISGDCEVSFGNYLYQRAVGNRVAATRYLEKALGEATTLYSLGLVLKYELELSNIYKSAGRDREALDLALDHARLSDSLKTITSKGALAAYENTVQERQSALEIERQKANVQQQQERLRQQRIISFSIAGGLLLLIALAFSVYRGKKRSDELLLNILPEEVANELKANGHAVAKQFDSATILFTDFKGFTEASEKLSPQDLVEELNTCFKAFDNIITARGIEKIKTIGDAYMCAGGLPDPKSAAPADVMHAALEMQAFMITRKKERDAKGLSAFEMRVGIHTGPVVAGIVGVKKFQYDIWGDTVNTASRMESSGEVGKVNISEATYDLVKDVVHQSPVTNDRSPVFTFTPRGKVQAKGKGEMEMYFVERLVA, from the coding sequence ATGTCCGAATGCTACATGGAGCTCGGCCGCCTCGAACTGCTGCGCGGGGATACACTCAAGGCGTTGCAATGCTTCAAGGACACACGCGTCTCGTGGGCGCGTGTCCCTATTCTACAGCAAGGAGTGTGCAGGGTGCTCCTCGCGATGTCCTACATCTGGACGGGCCAGCTGGACAGTGCCCGCATGGAGCTGGATACAGTGAATGTGATCGCGGCCAAGAACTATCTCCCCATCTCTTCCATCAGTGGCGACTGCGAAGTGTCCTTCGGCAACTATCTCTATCAGCGCGCCGTTGGGAACCGCGTTGCCGCTACCCGTTACTTGGAAAAGGCCTTGGGCGAAGCCACGACGCTGTATAGCTTGGGCCTGGTCCTGAAATACGAACTGGAGCTGAGCAACATTTACAAGTCCGCAGGTCGGGATCGCGAGGCCTTGGACCTGGCGCTGGACCATGCCCGCCTCAGCGATTCATTGAAGACCATCACCAGCAAGGGTGCCTTGGCGGCCTACGAGAATACCGTGCAAGAGCGGCAAAGTGCATTGGAGATCGAGCGGCAGAAAGCCAACGTCCAGCAACAACAGGAACGGTTACGGCAACAACGCATTATCTCCTTCTCCATCGCCGGCGGCCTGCTCCTGCTGATCGCGCTGGCCTTCTCCGTGTATCGCGGCAAGAAGCGCAGCGATGAACTGCTGTTGAACATCCTACCGGAGGAAGTGGCCAACGAGTTGAAGGCAAATGGCCATGCCGTTGCCAAACAGTTCGACAGCGCCACCATCCTCTTCACCGATTTCAAAGGCTTCACCGAAGCGAGCGAGAAGCTATCCCCGCAAGATCTGGTGGAAGAGTTGAACACCTGCTTCAAAGCCTTCGACAACATCATCACCGCGCGCGGCATCGAGAAGATCAAGACCATCGGCGACGCCTACATGTGCGCAGGCGGTCTGCCGGACCCGAAGAGCGCAGCACCGGCGGACGTGATGCATGCCGCGTTGGAAATGCAAGCGTTCATGATCACACGGAAAAAGGAGCGCGATGCAAAAGGGCTGTCTGCTTTCGAAATGCGCGTGGGCATCCACACCGGCCCCGTCGTCGCAGGCATCGTGGGCGTGAAGAAATTCCAGTACGACATCTGGGGCGATACGGTGAATACGGCGAGCCGCATGGAGAGCAGCGGTGAAGTGGGGAAGGTGAACATCAGTGAGGCGACGTATGATCTGGTGAAGGATGTGGTCCACCAGTCACCAGTCACCAACGACCGTTCACCAGTATTCACCTTCACCCCGCGCGGCAAAGTGCAGGCAAAGGGCAAGGGAGAAATGGAGATGTACTTTGTGGAGCGCCTCGTGGCCTGA
- a CDS encoding S8 family peptidase yields MIRSLILASLLFTTALHAQTPMPAETRVGIAELQAVALRQPDAHKLTAEAQGKYPVAMMGGRCMVGFLGKVNDTFDPDELDPSIVHVGARIGDVLSFRVDAYHLLAASAIPGLAYAELAGIAKPTLDKLVTTIHADSVQQGINLPQPYTGEGVLIGDLDWGFDYTHPMFYDTALTNYRVRAAWDQFRQAGPAPATFGYGAEFTTPATLLAAQGDTSNIYTYGTHGTHVAGIMGGGGAGTIYRGVAFDAQFLFCSFLIDAAAALDGVAWMQQVAQQDGKRLVVNMSWGLYYMGTLDGHSLISQALDQFSAEGVVFSISAGNNGDIAFHIGKTFTGDTLRSRVQFYPYSAHPHMWGQSLTMWGEPNTSFSANIKVFNSNNALVMETPWYHTATQATYVDSLLIASDDTVFFNLTAEAANPLNDRPHFRLRIKNTNTTLRVIMQATAPSGTVHFWNVTELNNDVGNWGQEFQTGVPGGTAGDTQYGIGEPACAESAITVAACSSIVGYSPTGNPIGGNIASFSSFGPTLDGRIKPDITAPGSNVASSISSFTDNAFSPLLTVPFQGRDYPFARFSGTSMSAPAVTGAVALMLQADPTLTPAQIRDIIRQTAITDNYTGTIPPGGSTRWGMGKLNAYHAVTQLLGVTGVNEAGEPHLSVWPNPASGMLFVSPPFATDGAQLYVTDALGRTVLSRALNSSGAFSVDGSGWPSGVYFLRMEKEGQCAVGKVVRE; encoded by the coding sequence ATGATCCGATCACTGATCCTCGCTTCCCTGCTCTTCACCACCGCCTTGCACGCGCAAACGCCGATGCCCGCCGAGACGCGCGTGGGCATCGCCGAGCTGCAAGCGGTGGCCCTGCGCCAGCCCGATGCGCACAAACTGACGGCCGAGGCCCAAGGCAAGTACCCCGTGGCGATGATGGGCGGGCGCTGCATGGTGGGCTTCCTCGGAAAGGTGAATGACACTTTCGATCCTGATGAGCTCGACCCGTCGATCGTGCATGTGGGCGCACGCATCGGCGATGTGCTCTCCTTCCGCGTGGATGCCTACCACCTCCTTGCGGCATCGGCTATCCCCGGACTAGCATATGCAGAGCTGGCGGGCATCGCGAAGCCCACGTTGGACAAATTGGTGACCACCATCCACGCCGACAGCGTGCAGCAAGGCATCAACCTGCCGCAGCCCTATACCGGTGAAGGCGTGCTGATCGGCGACCTGGACTGGGGCTTCGACTACACGCACCCGATGTTTTACGACACCGCTCTGACCAACTACCGCGTGCGTGCCGCGTGGGACCAGTTCCGCCAAGCGGGCCCGGCACCGGCCACCTTCGGCTATGGTGCTGAGTTCACCACGCCGGCCACGCTGTTGGCCGCGCAGGGCGATACCTCCAACATCTACACCTACGGCACGCACGGCACGCATGTGGCGGGGATCATGGGAGGAGGCGGTGCAGGAACGATCTATCGCGGCGTGGCCTTCGATGCACAGTTCCTCTTCTGTTCCTTCTTGATCGATGCCGCCGCCGCGCTCGACGGCGTGGCCTGGATGCAGCAGGTCGCGCAGCAGGACGGCAAACGCTTGGTGGTGAACATGAGCTGGGGTCTCTACTACATGGGCACCCTTGACGGCCATTCGCTCATCAGCCAAGCACTGGACCAGTTCTCCGCCGAGGGGGTCGTCTTCTCCATTTCCGCAGGCAACAACGGCGACATTGCCTTCCACATCGGCAAGACCTTTACGGGCGATACCCTGCGCAGCCGCGTGCAGTTCTACCCGTACAGCGCCCACCCGCACATGTGGGGGCAAAGCCTGACGATGTGGGGTGAGCCGAACACCTCCTTCTCCGCCAATATCAAAGTGTTCAACAGCAATAATGCCCTGGTGATGGAAACGCCGTGGTACCACACCGCTACCCAGGCCACTTATGTCGATTCCCTGCTGATCGCAAGCGATGACACGGTGTTCTTCAACCTTACTGCCGAGGCGGCCAACCCCCTGAACGACCGGCCACATTTCCGGCTTCGCATCAAGAACACCAATACCACCCTGCGCGTGATCATGCAAGCCACCGCCCCATCCGGAACCGTGCATTTCTGGAACGTGACGGAGCTCAACAACGACGTGGGCAACTGGGGGCAGGAATTTCAGACCGGGGTGCCCGGAGGGACCGCCGGCGACACCCAGTACGGTATCGGTGAACCCGCCTGCGCCGAAAGTGCCATCACCGTGGCCGCGTGCAGCTCCATTGTCGGCTACTCCCCCACCGGCAATCCCATCGGTGGCAATATCGCCAGCTTCTCCTCCTTCGGCCCCACTTTGGACGGACGCATCAAGCCGGACATCACCGCACCGGGTTCCAACGTGGCCTCGTCCATCAGCTCCTTCACGGACAATGCCTTCAGCCCCTTGCTCACCGTGCCCTTCCAAGGCCGGGATTATCCCTTCGCTCGCTTCAGCGGCACCAGCATGTCCGCCCCCGCCGTCACCGGCGCGGTGGCCCTGATGCTGCAGGCCGACCCCACGCTGACACCGGCACAGATCCGCGACATCATCCGGCAGACCGCCATCACCGACAACTACACCGGCACGATCCCGCCTGGCGGTAGCACCCGCTGGGGCATGGGCAAGCTCAACGCCTACCATGCGGTGACGCAGTTGCTCGGCGTAACGGGCGTGAACGAGGCCGGTGAACCTCACCTGTCCGTTTGGCCCAACCCGGCCAGCGGCATGCTCTTCGTCAGCCCGCCCTTCGCAACCGATGGCGCACAGCTTTATGTGACCGATGCGTTGGGACGCACCGTGCTCTCCCGCGCACTGAACAGTTCCGGAGCCTTCTCCGTGGATGGTTCCGGCTGGCCCAGTGGTGTGTATTTCCTGCGGATGGAAAAGGAGGGGCAGTGTGCTGTCGGGAAGGTTGTGCGGGAGTAG
- a CDS encoding aldo/keto reductase gives MQKRTIGKSDLHVAPLAFGGNVFGWTVDEATSFELLDAFVDGGFDLVDTADSYSNWVPGHMGGESETVIGNWMHARGNRDKVVIATKVGGDMGEGKNLRKDYILRAVEASLKRLRTDYIDLYQTHWDDLDTPIGETLEALDQLVTAGKVRWIGASNFSPGRLQESMRISAGMGLAAYVSLQPRYNLFDRDVFERDHAPLCEEHGLGVINYYALASGFLTGKYRSEADFSKSVRGSSMPKYLTPHGLKILASLDAVSVRLGSTPAAVSLAWLMARPHITAPIASATNIAQLDELMSAAALRLSKEDMAELNEASAY, from the coding sequence ATGCAAAAGCGCACCATCGGCAAGAGCGACCTCCATGTCGCGCCTCTCGCTTTCGGTGGCAACGTCTTCGGTTGGACCGTCGACGAAGCCACGTCCTTCGAACTTTTAGATGCCTTTGTAGACGGCGGCTTCGATCTGGTCGACACGGCGGACTCCTATTCAAACTGGGTGCCGGGCCACATGGGCGGCGAGTCCGAGACCGTGATCGGTAATTGGATGCACGCCCGCGGCAACCGCGATAAAGTGGTGATCGCCACCAAGGTGGGCGGCGATATGGGCGAGGGCAAGAACCTGCGGAAGGACTATATCCTGCGGGCCGTTGAGGCCTCGCTGAAGCGCCTGCGCACGGACTACATCGACCTCTACCAGACCCATTGGGACGACCTGGATACGCCGATCGGGGAAACCCTCGAAGCCTTGGACCAGCTGGTGACGGCGGGCAAGGTGCGCTGGATCGGCGCATCCAACTTCAGCCCGGGGCGCTTGCAGGAGTCCATGCGCATCAGTGCCGGCATGGGGCTTGCGGCCTACGTCTCGCTACAGCCGCGTTACAACCTCTTCGACCGTGACGTGTTCGAGCGGGATCACGCGCCCCTCTGCGAAGAACACGGCTTGGGCGTGATCAACTACTACGCCTTGGCCAGCGGCTTCCTCACGGGCAAATACCGCAGCGAGGCTGACTTCAGCAAGAGCGTACGCGGCAGCAGCATGCCCAAATACCTCACCCCGCACGGGTTGAAGATCTTGGCCTCGTTGGATGCGGTCTCCGTGCGGCTGGGCAGCACTCCGGCAGCGGTATCACTGGCCTGGCTGATGGCCCGTCCACACATCACGGCGCCCATCGCCAGCGCGACCAACATCGCACAACTGGACGAACTGATGTCCGCCGCGGCATTGCGCTTGAGCAAGGAGGACATGGCGGAGTTGAACGAGGCAAGCGCGTATTGA
- a CDS encoding ester cyclase: MLKRTFFITAPVAALLLLASCSGGDHAKTDEMMAHNKAMMAADSLTKAQEATTKALYDLINTTSSDGIEKLVTDDFVDHQMDTSIKSTGIQALKDEMAMYFTAFPDFHQDIMGMATNGDRTYVVLHITGTNKGPWGSTMPATGKAIDVMGADVVRFVDGKVAEHWGYMEEMKMMGQLGLWPPAPAAAPKSMKK; this comes from the coding sequence ATGTTAAAACGGACGTTTTTCATAACCGCACCTGTTGCCGCGCTCCTTCTGCTCGCATCCTGTAGCGGAGGGGATCATGCCAAGACCGATGAAATGATGGCCCATAACAAGGCCATGATGGCCGCCGACAGCCTGACCAAGGCACAGGAGGCCACCACCAAGGCTCTCTACGACCTGATCAACACGACCAGTTCCGATGGGATCGAGAAGCTCGTCACTGACGATTTCGTCGACCACCAGATGGACACGTCGATCAAGTCCACCGGCATCCAGGCCTTGAAGGATGAGATGGCGATGTACTTCACCGCCTTCCCCGACTTCCACCAGGACATCATGGGCATGGCCACCAACGGCGACCGCACGTACGTGGTGCTGCACATCACGGGTACCAACAAGGGGCCTTGGGGTAGTACCATGCCCGCCACCGGCAAGGCCATCGACGTGATGGGCGCCGACGTGGTCCGCTTTGTTGACGGCAAGGTCGCCGAGCATTGGGGCTACATGGAGGAGATGAAGATGATGGGCCAGCTGGGCCTATGGCCGCCTGCGCCTGCCGCTGCGCCGAAGAGCATGAAGAAATAG
- a CDS encoding ribose-5-phosphate isomerase — MPTVYTVYVIELSRKVFTEDRKFREANPQYNGVLECLYVGQTSKTPQERFTQHKTGYRNAKGQKLSSNIVEKYGRYLRPSLYQDIGPLSRKEALEVELGLALELRKKGYAVWFG; from the coding sequence ATGCCCACCGTCTACACCGTCTACGTCATCGAGCTCAGCCGGAAGGTATTCACCGAGGACCGCAAATTCCGCGAGGCGAACCCGCAGTACAACGGTGTGCTTGAATGCCTCTACGTGGGCCAGACGAGCAAGACTCCGCAGGAGCGGTTCACGCAGCACAAGACAGGCTACCGCAATGCGAAAGGACAGAAGCTCTCGTCGAACATCGTGGAGAAGTATGGCCGCTATTTGAGGCCGAGCCTCTATCAGGACATCGGCCCGCTGAGCCGCAAGGAAGCGCTGGAAGTGGAACTGGGGCTGGCGCTGGAATTGCGGAAGAAGGGCTACGCCGTATGGTTCGGGTGA
- a CDS encoding M13 family metallopeptidase, which translates to MTTSASGTLRDLFLLTLVGLTACTSEPKMPETTPPTVPAFDVAGMDSTATPCDDFDRFANGTWKDNNPVPATESRWGAFGILAKENLEVKVKSIIDTLMNEKEAKKGSTPQLVGDYYRSYMDTVTLEKLGATPLKPWMDRIDALKNLEDQAALSGEYARIGASSFVSLSAQPDQQDSKMNTLWSDQDGLSLGERSYYESKDSSMVNIRKEFVHHVDTMFSLAGLPEKNAGQTILDFETGLAKFQLTNIQRRDPSIYTRMAFADYLKLSPRYDLATAIAKAGISSDSLLVENKEYVQMASAYFAGTPLGTLKTWMKWQMLSTYANTLNKAITEENFHFNGTVMSGTKEQKSRDLRALRATDGLLGEPLGKLYAEKYFPASSRKRVEDMIENVRTVYGERIKDLTWMSEATKEKALEKLALFTTKIGYPDQWKDYSMVDIKPNALLENTMHLIEWRTNDNLVRIGKPVDPKEWGMTPQTVNAYYNPAMNEVVFPAGILQPPFFNPDADDAINYGGIIAVIGHELTHGFDDQGAKYDGHGNLVDWWTSGDKANFDSLAHKMIAYFDKQEAMPGLFIKGALTVGENIADLGGLTLSYAALKHSLEGKSEPPLIDGFTWQQRFFLGWAQVWRDNIRPEALRMRIERDPHSPAHFRIDAALGQFKPFAEAWCPNDPGTMIVPDSERVVIW; encoded by the coding sequence ATGACCACAAGTGCTTCCGGAACACTCCGCGATCTCTTCCTCCTCACGCTCGTCGGCCTTACGGCCTGCACCTCCGAACCCAAGATGCCCGAAACCACCCCCCCCACGGTGCCCGCCTTCGATGTGGCCGGTATGGACAGCACCGCCACCCCTTGCGATGATTTCGACCGCTTCGCCAACGGTACGTGGAAGGACAACAATCCCGTGCCCGCGACCGAATCCCGCTGGGGCGCGTTCGGCATCCTCGCCAAGGAGAACCTGGAGGTGAAGGTGAAGAGCATCATCGACACGCTGATGAACGAGAAGGAGGCCAAGAAAGGCTCCACGCCCCAGCTCGTCGGGGACTACTACCGCTCCTACATGGACACGGTGACCTTGGAAAAGCTCGGCGCCACGCCGTTGAAGCCGTGGATGGACCGCATCGACGCCCTGAAGAACCTGGAGGACCAGGCCGCGCTCTCCGGCGAATACGCAAGGATCGGTGCCTCCTCCTTCGTGAGCCTTTCTGCGCAACCCGACCAGCAGGACAGCAAGATGAACACCCTGTGGAGCGATCAGGACGGGTTGAGCCTTGGCGAACGCAGCTATTACGAAAGCAAAGACAGCTCGATGGTGAATATCCGCAAGGAGTTCGTCCATCACGTGGACACGATGTTCAGCCTCGCGGGCCTTCCGGAGAAGAACGCCGGGCAGACCATACTCGATTTCGAGACCGGCCTGGCCAAATTTCAGCTCACCAACATCCAGCGCCGCGACCCGAGCATTTACACGCGTATGGCCTTTGCGGATTACCTCAAGCTCTCGCCCCGGTACGATCTGGCGACCGCCATCGCGAAGGCTGGCATCAGCAGTGACAGCTTATTGGTGGAGAACAAGGAATACGTGCAAATGGCCTCCGCCTACTTCGCCGGTACGCCGCTGGGCACGCTGAAGACCTGGATGAAATGGCAAATGCTCTCCACCTACGCGAACACCCTGAACAAGGCCATCACCGAGGAGAATTTCCACTTCAATGGTACCGTGATGAGCGGCACGAAGGAGCAGAAATCCCGGGACCTGCGTGCCCTGCGCGCCACCGACGGCCTGCTGGGTGAGCCACTGGGCAAGCTCTATGCGGAGAAGTACTTCCCCGCCTCCTCCCGCAAAAGGGTGGAGGACATGATCGAGAACGTGCGCACCGTGTATGGCGAGCGCATCAAGGACCTCACATGGATGAGCGAGGCGACGAAGGAGAAGGCCTTGGAGAAGCTCGCCCTCTTCACCACCAAGATCGGCTACCCGGACCAGTGGAAGGACTACAGCATGGTGGACATCAAGCCGAACGCCTTGTTGGAGAACACCATGCACCTGATCGAATGGCGCACCAACGACAACCTCGTGCGCATCGGCAAGCCGGTGGACCCGAAGGAATGGGGCATGACGCCGCAGACGGTGAACGCCTATTACAACCCCGCCATGAACGAGGTGGTCTTCCCCGCCGGTATCCTGCAACCTCCGTTCTTCAACCCCGATGCGGACGATGCGATCAACTATGGCGGCATCATCGCGGTGATCGGGCATGAGCTCACCCACGGCTTCGATGACCAAGGTGCGAAATACGACGGCCACGGCAATCTGGTGGACTGGTGGACGTCGGGCGACAAGGCCAATTTCGACTCGCTGGCCCACAAGATGATCGCCTACTTCGATAAGCAGGAAGCGATGCCCGGGCTCTTCATCAAAGGTGCGCTCACCGTGGGCGAGAACATCGCGGACCTCGGTGGCCTCACGCTGAGCTACGCGGCCCTGAAGCACAGCCTGGAAGGCAAGTCGGAGCCTCCGTTGATCGACGGCTTCACCTGGCAGCAGCGGTTCTTCTTAGGCTGGGCGCAGGTTTGGCGCGACAACATCCGCCCGGAGGCCCTGCGCATGCGCATCGAACGTGATCCGCACAGCCCCGCCCACTTCCGCATCGATGCCGCCCTTGGCCAGTTCAAGCCATTCGCGGAGGCGTGGTGCCCGAACGACCCCGGCACCATGATCGTGCCGGACAGTGAGCGTGTAGTGATCTGGTAA
- a CDS encoding nuclear transport factor 2 family protein: protein MAEPGSTSGSPSDEGRPFHGDPEEAAVLAAHDKFWQSYARRDLDERFSICAEDITFFGTAMHERATNKAQYRAMNEKGLEQYPEPFVIENLWLDVHLLGDTAWTECDSYWIQEHAGTPIRDLLRQTTIFHRRDGQWSVVHVHGSEPDYRLQEGEYMTNPKIIARNKELEGQVAERTRQLKYEKKRSEDLLLNILPAEVAQELMDTGTSIAKQYENATILFTDFKDFTRASELMSPQELVAELNSCFKAFDNIITARGIEKIKTIGDSYMCVGGLPDPGTSTPTDVVHAALEMQSFMKSRKKERDGQGLPAFEMRVGIHTGPVVAGIVGVKKFQYDIWGDTVNTASRMESSGEVGQVNISEATYRLVVGDRLSVVGRADEQRISDNRQSFSFTPRGKVQVKGKGEMEMYYVERA, encoded by the coding sequence ATGGCGGAACCAGGATCGACATCGGGTAGTCCATCGGATGAAGGGCGACCATTTCACGGGGATCCCGAGGAAGCAGCCGTGCTGGCTGCTCACGACAAGTTCTGGCAGAGCTATGCGCGCCGCGACCTCGACGAACGCTTCAGCATTTGCGCCGAGGACATCACATTCTTCGGCACCGCAATGCACGAACGGGCCACCAACAAGGCCCAGTACCGCGCCATGAACGAGAAGGGCTTGGAGCAATATCCTGAGCCCTTCGTTATAGAGAACCTGTGGCTCGATGTGCACCTGCTAGGCGACACGGCCTGGACGGAATGCGATTCCTACTGGATCCAGGAGCACGCCGGTACACCCATTCGCGACCTGCTGCGGCAGACCACCATTTTCCACAGGCGGGACGGCCAGTGGTCGGTGGTGCACGTACACGGGTCCGAGCCGGATTACCGTTTGCAGGAAGGCGAATACATGACCAACCCGAAGATCATTGCGCGCAACAAGGAACTGGAAGGACAGGTGGCGGAGCGAACGCGCCAGCTGAAGTATGAGAAGAAGCGCAGCGAAGATCTGTTGCTCAACATCCTGCCTGCGGAGGTGGCGCAGGAATTGATGGACACCGGCACCTCGATCGCAAAGCAGTACGAGAACGCCACCATCCTGTTCACGGATTTCAAGGATTTCACGCGGGCCAGTGAACTGATGTCACCGCAGGAACTGGTGGCGGAACTGAACAGCTGCTTCAAGGCTTTCGACAACATCATCACCGCTCGTGGCATCGAGAAGATCAAGACCATAGGCGACTCCTACATGTGCGTGGGCGGCCTGCCCGACCCCGGCACAAGCACGCCGACGGACGTGGTGCATGCGGCGTTGGAGATGCAGTCGTTCATGAAGTCGCGGAAGAAGGAACGCGATGGGCAAGGCCTGCCCGCGTTCGAGATGCGGGTGGGCATCCACACCGGTCCGGTAGTGGCGGGCATCGTAGGCGTGAAGAAGTTCCAGTACGACATTTGGGGCGATACGGTGAACACCGCGAGCCGCATGGAATCTTCAGGCGAGGTCGGGCAGGTGAACATCAGCGAGGCGACGTACCGGTTGGTTGTCGGTGATCGGTTGTCGGTTGTCGGGCGTGCGGATGAACAAAGGATATCGGACAACCGACAATCCTTCAGCTTCACCCCGCGCGGAAAAGTGCAGGTGAAAGGGAAGGGAGAGATGGAGATGTACTACGTGGAGCGGGCCTAA
- a CDS encoding DUF1211 domain-containing protein — MGTNRMEAFSDGVMAIIITIMVLELKVPHGTELADLHPLVPKLLSYVLSFVYVGIYWNNHHHMLHTTERVNGAVLWANMHLLFWLSLIPFVTGWMGENHFAPLPTAMYGVVLLMAAIAYTILQFAIIGMQGESSKLAKAVGKDWKGKASLALYVIAIACAFYLPYVTGALYAAVALIWFIPDRRIERTMR, encoded by the coding sequence ATGGGCACTAACCGCATGGAAGCGTTCAGCGACGGGGTGATGGCGATCATCATCACCATCATGGTGCTGGAACTGAAGGTGCCGCACGGCACGGAACTGGCGGACCTGCACCCGTTGGTGCCGAAGCTCCTGAGCTATGTGCTGAGCTTCGTTTACGTGGGCATCTATTGGAACAACCACCACCACATGCTGCACACCACCGAGCGGGTGAACGGCGCAGTGCTCTGGGCCAACATGCACTTGCTCTTTTGGCTGTCGCTCATCCCGTTCGTCACCGGATGGATGGGCGAGAACCACTTCGCCCCGCTCCCGACCGCGATGTACGGCGTGGTACTGCTGATGGCCGCGATCGCCTATACCATCCTGCAGTTCGCCATCATCGGCATGCAGGGCGAAAGCTCCAAACTGGCCAAAGCGGTGGGCAAGGACTGGAAGGGAAAGGCGTCGCTGGCGTTGTACGTCATTGCGATCGCGTGCGCGTTCTACCTGCCGTACGTCACCGGAGCGCTTTATGCCGCCGTGGCACTGATATGGTTCATCCCCGACCGGCGTATCGAGCGGACGATGCGGTGA